A single window of Salvia splendens isolate huo1 chromosome 6, SspV2, whole genome shotgun sequence DNA harbors:
- the LOC121806837 gene encoding type IV inositol polyphosphate 5-phosphatase 3-like isoform X2 encodes MKLQKMRSHRQQQQVSWRRTVLRKWLNKSTSNSDYSADSDFSSDSDSDQEYCERPKESRFKHEKHDNVKFDTKEFCDGPKESRFKNKIAEEMKIDANEALPRLRRRNSETFRAQYIKPKEIRICAATWNVGGLTPDDDLDLDGWLDIAEPADIYVIGFQEIIPLNAGNIFGAEDTRPVQKWENIIRETLNRVSPMSRFKSYSDPPSPSRFQPTEDALVIDEEVALESDSDIEEAIYPVNEHTSGFDDGGTDFDCDDASFPEDPVSFDRALEKESLQSSSSKRLDRLHCLKVNDSEENVEESNAHYTKILSKTLSGTEKIGLSWPEPPLDLLGQHIMEKFNSFGSSKSFKTLKSFRTHSSFKSSTINERSMESDLKALAEIDLDSLISRKRRPAYVRIVSKQMVGVFITVWVRRSLRRYIQNVNVSAVGVGVMGYIGNKGAVSVSMSVHQTVFCFVCTHLTAGEKEADAVKRNADVHEIHRRSRFNFCSAMGLPNRIYDHERIIWLGDLNYRINLPYERTRELISKKDWSKLLEQDQLARELKKDRAFDGWSEGSLSFAPTYKYELNSDTYIGEDLKSARRTPAWCDRVLSFGTGMRLLNYRRSEIKLSDHRPVTASYMVEVEVFSQKKLQRALTFTNAEVEEEDIVMDVGVNTGLHLPILEEDASYWER; translated from the exons ATGAAGCTACAGAAAATGCGAAGCCACCGCCAGCAGCAGCAG GTGTCGTGGCGGCGCACGGTGCTGCGCAAGTGGCTCAATAAATCGACCAGCAACTCCGATTACTCAGCTGACAGTGACTTCAGCTCAGACTCCGATTCCGATCAAG AATATTGTGAGAGACCAAAGGAATCCAGGTTCAAGCACGAAAAACATGATAATGTGAAGTTTGATACTAAAG AATTTTGTGACGGGCCCAAAGAGTCCAGGTTCAAGAATAAAATAGCTGAAGAAATGAAGATTGATGCTAATG AGGCTCTGCCAAGGTTAAGACGGCGAAATTCAGAGACATTCAGAGCTCAGTACATTAAGCCCAAGGAAATCAG GATATGTGCAGCCACTTGGAATGTTGGAGGACTTACTCCTGATGATGACCTCGATCTTGATGGTTGGTTGGACATTGCTGAGCCTGCTGATATTTATGTGATCGG GTTTCAGGAGATCATACCATTGAATGCCGGTAACATATTTGGAGCTGAAGATACCCGTCCTGTCCAAAAATGGGAAAACATCATTCGTGAAACTCTCAACCGAGTTTCACCAATGAGTAGGTTCAAGAGCTATAGtgatcctccttctccatctagATTTCAGCCAACCGAGGATGCCTTAGTTATAGATGAAGAAGTTGCGCTTGAATCAGACAGTGATATCGAGGAGGCAATCTACCCTGTGAATGAGCATACATCTGGTTTTGATGATGGAGGAACTGATTTTGATTGTGATGATGCCTCTTTCCCCGAGGACCCTGTTAGCTTTGACAGGGCACTGGAAAAGGAGTCGCTGCAGTCGTCTTCCTCCAAAAGATTGGACAGATTGCACTGCTTAAAGGTCAATGATTCTGAGGAAAATGTTGAAGAGTCTAATGCTCATTACACTAAGATATTATCCAAAACACTTAGTGGTACAGAAAAGATAGGCTTAAGCTGGCCAGAGCCACCACTTGATCTTCTCGGTCAGCATATTATGGAGAAGTTTAATTCCTTCGGTTCTTCAAAATCCTTCAAGACTCTCAAATCTTTCCGGACACACAGCTCTTTCAAATCTAGTACGATAAATGAAAGGTCAATGGAGTCTGACTTGAAAGCATTGGCGGAAATCGACCTTGACTCCCTAATAAGCCGGAAAAGGAGGCCAGCCTATGTTAGAATAGTGAGCAAGCAAATGGTAGGAGTTTTTATTACAGTATGGGTGCGGAGGAGCTTGCGAAGATATATACAAAACGTGAACGTGTCTGCTGTTGGTGTTGGTGTCATGGGCTATATTGGCAACAAG GGAGCTGTATCGGTTAGTATGTCGGTACATCAGACGGTCTTCTGTTTCGTTTGTACTCATTTAACAGCAGGAGAAAAAGAAGCAGATGCGGTCAAGAGAAATGCTGATGTGCATGAGATTCATAGACGAAGCCGCTTCAACTTTTGCTCTGCTATGGGGCTTCCTAATAGGATATATGACCATGA GAGAATTATTTGGCTTGGTGACCTTAACTATCGAATCAACTTGCCTTATGAACGAACGAGAGAGCTAATATCCAAGAAGGACTGGTCCAAGTTACTTGAGCAGGATCAG CTAGCGAGAGAGCTCAAGAAAGACCGAGCATTTGATGGATGGTCGGAAGGTTCCCTGAGCTTCGCTCCAACTTACAAATATGAGTTAAATTCCGATACTTACATCGGTGAGGACCTAAAATCTGCTAGAAGAACACCTGCCTG GTGTGACCGCGTCCTCTCCTTTGGGACGGGAATGAGGCTGTTGAACTACAGGAGATCTGAGATCAAACTATCCGACCACCGCCCAGTGACTGCCTCGTACATGGTGGAAGTGGAAGTATTTTCTCAGAAGAAGTTGCAAAGAGCACTCACTTTCACTAATGCAGAAGTTGAAGAAGAGGATATTGTCATGGATGTGGGAGTTAATACTGGATTACATCTGCCAATACTAGAAGAG GATGCGTCGTATTGGGAGCGTTGA
- the LOC121806837 gene encoding type IV inositol polyphosphate 5-phosphatase 3-like isoform X1, with product MKIDANEALPRLRRRNSETFRAQYIKPKEIRICAATWNVGGLTPDDDLDLDGWLDIAEPADIYVIGFQEIIPLNAGNIFGAEDTRPVQKWENIIRETLNRVSPMSRFKSYSDPPSPSRFQPTEDALVIDEEVALESDSDIEEAIYPVNEHTSGFDDGGTDFDCDDASFPEDPVSFDRALEKESLQSSSSKRLDRLHCLKVNDSEENVEESNAHYTKILSKTLSGTEKIGLSWPEPPLDLLGQHIMEKFNSFGSSKSFKTLKSFRTHSSFKSSTINERSMESDLKALAEIDLDSLISRKRRPAYVRIVSKQMVGVFITVWVRRSLRRYIQNVNVSAVGVGVMGYIGNKGAVSVSMSVHQTVFCFVCTHLTAGEKEADAVKRNADVHEIHRRSRFNFCSAMGLPNRIYDHERIIWLGDLNYRINLPYERTRELISKKDWSKLLEQDQLARELKKDRAFDGWSEGSLSFAPTYKYELNSDTYIGEDLKSARRTPAWCDRVLSFGTGMRLLNYRRSEIKLSDHRPVTASYMVEVEVFSQKKLQRALTFTNAEVEEEDIVMDVGVNTGLHLPILEEDASYWER from the exons ATGAAGATTGATGCTAATG AGGCTCTGCCAAGGTTAAGACGGCGAAATTCAGAGACATTCAGAGCTCAGTACATTAAGCCCAAGGAAATCAG GATATGTGCAGCCACTTGGAATGTTGGAGGACTTACTCCTGATGATGACCTCGATCTTGATGGTTGGTTGGACATTGCTGAGCCTGCTGATATTTATGTGATCGG GTTTCAGGAGATCATACCATTGAATGCCGGTAACATATTTGGAGCTGAAGATACCCGTCCTGTCCAAAAATGGGAAAACATCATTCGTGAAACTCTCAACCGAGTTTCACCAATGAGTAGGTTCAAGAGCTATAGtgatcctccttctccatctagATTTCAGCCAACCGAGGATGCCTTAGTTATAGATGAAGAAGTTGCGCTTGAATCAGACAGTGATATCGAGGAGGCAATCTACCCTGTGAATGAGCATACATCTGGTTTTGATGATGGAGGAACTGATTTTGATTGTGATGATGCCTCTTTCCCCGAGGACCCTGTTAGCTTTGACAGGGCACTGGAAAAGGAGTCGCTGCAGTCGTCTTCCTCCAAAAGATTGGACAGATTGCACTGCTTAAAGGTCAATGATTCTGAGGAAAATGTTGAAGAGTCTAATGCTCATTACACTAAGATATTATCCAAAACACTTAGTGGTACAGAAAAGATAGGCTTAAGCTGGCCAGAGCCACCACTTGATCTTCTCGGTCAGCATATTATGGAGAAGTTTAATTCCTTCGGTTCTTCAAAATCCTTCAAGACTCTCAAATCTTTCCGGACACACAGCTCTTTCAAATCTAGTACGATAAATGAAAGGTCAATGGAGTCTGACTTGAAAGCATTGGCGGAAATCGACCTTGACTCCCTAATAAGCCGGAAAAGGAGGCCAGCCTATGTTAGAATAGTGAGCAAGCAAATGGTAGGAGTTTTTATTACAGTATGGGTGCGGAGGAGCTTGCGAAGATATATACAAAACGTGAACGTGTCTGCTGTTGGTGTTGGTGTCATGGGCTATATTGGCAACAAG GGAGCTGTATCGGTTAGTATGTCGGTACATCAGACGGTCTTCTGTTTCGTTTGTACTCATTTAACAGCAGGAGAAAAAGAAGCAGATGCGGTCAAGAGAAATGCTGATGTGCATGAGATTCATAGACGAAGCCGCTTCAACTTTTGCTCTGCTATGGGGCTTCCTAATAGGATATATGACCATGA GAGAATTATTTGGCTTGGTGACCTTAACTATCGAATCAACTTGCCTTATGAACGAACGAGAGAGCTAATATCCAAGAAGGACTGGTCCAAGTTACTTGAGCAGGATCAG CTAGCGAGAGAGCTCAAGAAAGACCGAGCATTTGATGGATGGTCGGAAGGTTCCCTGAGCTTCGCTCCAACTTACAAATATGAGTTAAATTCCGATACTTACATCGGTGAGGACCTAAAATCTGCTAGAAGAACACCTGCCTG GTGTGACCGCGTCCTCTCCTTTGGGACGGGAATGAGGCTGTTGAACTACAGGAGATCTGAGATCAAACTATCCGACCACCGCCCAGTGACTGCCTCGTACATGGTGGAAGTGGAAGTATTTTCTCAGAAGAAGTTGCAAAGAGCACTCACTTTCACTAATGCAGAAGTTGAAGAAGAGGATATTGTCATGGATGTGGGAGTTAATACTGGATTACATCTGCCAATACTAGAAGAG GATGCGTCGTATTGGGAGCGTTGA